From the Halomonas sp. MCCC 1A13316 genome, the window CTGCCTTCTTTCTATTAGTGCGATGTGAATAGAATTTACTGTCTTAATTTTCGGCCTGGGAGGGCCGTTTTTTTTGGGGTCTTTGAAAAGTATGGGGACGGTTTGTTGTGAAGTTTTGATGCCGGCTCGGGCATAAGTAGAATAAAAAATGCACTTTTTATTGTTGCTCTGTACGGTATCAATCAAAAAGTAAAAGGAATTGGACTGCATCAAATAAGGTGGTTAACCTTCGAGCTGTCAACGACACAAAGTACTCAGTGCGTACAGCAGCAGTAATTCCACACACCGGAGTTAATGAGATGTCCCAAGATCTGATGACAATGCTGAATCAGGCTTTCGAAGAGGCCACTAAGCTTTACCAAAAGCGTGGTTTTCAGCGTCGCGTAGGGTTCGGAAAGAAGCCGGCGCTGGTGAGTGTCGATCTCGCGAATGCCTGGACCCGTCCAGGCAACCCTTTTACCTGTGACCAGGAGCAGATGGATAACGAAATCATCCCTGGCATGCAGAAGCTACTCAAGGCTTTCCGTGCTGCGAAACTGCCGGTGATTCACGTGACGACCGCCTATGAGATTACCGACCGCAATGCACCTTTTACCGATATGGGGTTATGGCACAACAAGATTCCCGTCGACGCCGTAAACCTTGCCGACAAGGAGCTCTGGGCTATCGATTCACGCATCGCTCCGGTTGAGGGTGAGTATACGCTGCTGAAGAAGCGTGCCTCGTCCTTCCATGGTACTGAGCTGGCGGGCATCCTGCGTGCAAATGGTGTCGACACCATCCTCGTGACCGGCGTCACCGCCTGCGCTTGCGTACGCCAAACCATTTGCGACGGCATCGCTGATGGTTTCCGAACCATTGCAGTCAAGGAGTGCATCGGTGACCGTGTGCCAGGCGCCGTGGCCTGGAACCTGTTCGATATCGACGCCAAGTTCGGCGATGTTGAGTCCGTGGATCGCTGCGTCGATTACCTGAATACCATCGGACAGTCCCAATCCTGACCATTGTTCATGAGGTCGTTTCTGACAGCGAGTCCAACTGGGCTCGCTTCTCGTTTGGTGGTGTGGGGGTCGATGGCGCGATAGGCTAGGCTATCGACCCGGCTCCAGGGCTTCGGAGTGTACTGCCATGACACCAGGCGCGACCTTTAACCGTTCCTCCCAGGGCGAGCCCCTATCCGTCGGCTTCGTCCTGCTGCATCGCTTCACCCTGCTGCCTTTCGCCGCCTTCGTCGACTGCCTGCGCCTGGCGGCCGACGAGGGCGACCGCAGCCGCCAGCTGCGCTGTCACTGGACGTTCATGACCAGCACGGGGGAGCCGGCGGCCTCCAGCTGTGGGGCTTCCATCACGCCGTGCCAACCCTTCCGGGATCCGCAGGAGTTCGACTACATCGTGGTGATCGGCGGCGTGCTGGACGACGCCGACCGCGCCGATACCACGGCGCTGGCCTACCTGCGCCGGGCGGCGAATGCCCAAGTGCCGCTGGTGGGGCTGTGCACGGGCGCCTTCGCCCTGATCCAGGCCGGCCTGATGACCGGGCGTCGCTGCTGCGTCAGTTGGTATCACCACCGCGATATGATCCAGCGCTTTCCCACCATCGAGCCGGTGGCCGACCGGCTTTTCGTCGATGATGGCGACCGGCTTACCTGCGCGGGTGGCTCAGCGGGAGCAGACCTGGCCGCCTATCTGGTCGAGCGGCATCTGGGCAAGGCTTGGGCCATGAAGAGCCTGCGAATCATGCTGCTCGACGAAGCCCGTATCGGTGCGCATCCGCAGCCGCAGCCGGTGGTATTCGGCAAGATCGAGGATCGGCTGGTGCGCCGTTCCATTGCCGTGCTCGAGCAACATCTCGGCGAGCCGATCTCGATGGAGACGCTGGCGGAGCGGGTCGGAACCTCGCGGCGCAACCTGGAGCGCCGCTTCCGCGAGACCCTGGGCGTCGGGCCGCAGAAATTCGCGCGCGATCTGCGCCTGCGCTACGGGCTGTGGCTGCTGCACTACACTGGCAAGAGCGTCACCGAAATCGGCGAGCGCTGCGGTTTCGCCGATACGGCCCATTTCTCGCGGCATTTCCGCAGCGCCTTCGGTATGCCGCCGTCGGAGATGCGCAAGCGTGCCGAGGAGCCAGGCAGCGACCGGGTCGACCCTTTCTTCCTGCATATCGAATCCCGCCCGGCGGTCTGACCGATATATCGCCATCTCCCGTCTCATGGGTGCTTCAGGCATAAGCTCGTACCCGGCGGACGGCCTTCGCCAAAAGTGGTAGGCCGACCTCGGCGGTACCTGTCATTCAGCAAAGCTGTCGCATTTATTCAATCTTTCTCCCTCCTGTGAGCCTTTAATCGACGCATGAGCCGAATACCCTTCGCGCTGATTATCAGCGCATAAGGATTTCAAATTTTTCACGTTGGCGGGTTGCCGATAGATTCGAAGACACACCCAGCCAGTGCCGATAACAACAGGAGTCACTCATGAACCAAGCCGGACTCGCGTCATTCGATTCCCAGATTGCCGCTGCCATCGCCGAAGAGGTGGCGCGTCAGGAGGCGCACGTCGAGCTGATCGCCTCGGAAAACTATGCCAGCCGCGCGGTTATGGAGGCCCAGGGCACGCAGTTGACCAACAAGTATGCCGAGGGTTACCCGGGCAAGCGCTACTACGGCGGCTGCGAGCACGTCGACGTAGTCGAGAAGCTTGCCATCGAGCGTGCCTGCGACCTGTTCGGCGCCGACTACGCCAACGTTCAGCCCCACTCCGGCGCCCAGGCCAATGCAGCTGCCTTCATGGCGCTGGTCAAGCCGGGCGACACCGTACTCGGCATGAGCCTTGCCCACGGCGGTCACCTGACCCACGGCGCTGCGCCCAACTTCTCCGGCAAGCACTACCACGCCGTGCAGTACGGCCTGAATGCCGAGACCGGCGAGATCGACTACGAAGAAGTCGAGCGCCTGGCACGCAGCCACAAGCCGAAGCTGATCATCGCCGGCTTCTCCGCCTACTCCCGTGTGGTCGACTGGCGGCGCTTTCGCTCCATCGCCGATGAAGTCGGCGCCTGGCTGATGGTCGACATGGCTCACGTGGCGGGTCTGGTCGCCGCCGGGCTCTACCCGAGCCCGATCGCCCACGCCCATGTGGTCACCACCACTACCCACAAGACCCTGCGCGGCCCGCGCGGTGGCCTGATCCTCTCGGCCCACGGCGATTCGGAGCTGTACAAGAAGCTCAACGGCGCGGTCTTCCCCGGCCAGCAGGGCGGCCCGCTGATGCACGTCATCGCGGCCAAGGCGGTGGCCTTCAAGGAGGCCATGAGCCAGACCTTCGTTCAGTACCAGCAGCGCGTGATCGACAACGCCCGCAGCATGGCCAAGGTGTTCCTGGACCGCGGTTACGACGTCGTCTCCGGCGGCACCGACGACCACCTGTTCCTGGTCTCGCTGATCCGCCAGGGCGTTACCGGCAAGGACGCCGATGCGGCGCTGGGCCGCTCGCACATCACCGTCAACAAGAACGCCGTGCCTAACGATCCGCAGAGCCCCTTCGTCACCTCCGGTCTGCGTATCGGCACCCCGGCGGTCACCTCGCGCGGCTTCGACGCGGACGACTGCGAGGCGCTGGCCGGCTGGATCTGCGACATCCTCGACGTGCTGGCCGAGCAGGGCAATACCGATGCCGTGGAAGCCGAAGTGCGCGAGAAGGTCGCCGAGCTCTGCCTGCGGCACCCGGTCTACGGTGCCGCCTCGGCAGCGGCGCAAGAAACCGCTACCGCCTGAACCCGTAAGAGCCGGCCCTGCCTGGCAGGGCCGGTCGAGGAGAGAGAAGATGCAACGCTATTCAGGTTTCGGGCTGGCCAAGCACGCCCTCAGTCACCATGAGAACTGGGAGCGCCAGTGGCGCAACCCCACCCCCAAGAAACAGTACGACGTCATCATCGTCGGCGGCGGTGGCCACGGCCTGGCCACTGCCTATTACCTGGCGAAGGAGTTCGGCGTCAAGAACGTGGCGGTGATCGAAAAGGGCTGGCTGGGCGGCGGCAATACCGCGCGCAACACCACCATCGTGCGTTCCAACTATCTGTGGGACGAGGCGGCGGCCCTCTACGAGCACTCCATGAAGCTGTGGGAAGGCCTGTCGCAGGACCTGAACTACAACGTGATGTTCTCCCAGCGGGGGGTGCTCAACCTGGGCCACACCCTGCAGGACATGCGCGACATCCAGCGCCGGGTCAATGCCAACCGTCTGAACGGTATCGACGGCGAAGTGCTGGACGCCAAGAGCGTGCAGGAGCTGGTGCCGATCATGGACTGCTCGAAGAGTGCCCGCTACCCGGTGCTGGGCGCTTCCTGGCAGCCGCGCGCCGGTGTGGCCCGCCACGATGCCGTGGCCTGGGGCTATGCCCGCGGCGCCGACGCCCATGGCGTGGATATCCTCCAGCAGACCGAGGTCACCGGCTTCAAGATCCGCGACGGTCAGGTCTATGGCGTACACACCAACCGTGGCGACATCGAGGCCAAGACCGTCGGCTGCGTGGCCGCCGGTAACTCCGGTGTGCTGGCCAAGATGGCCGGCTTCCGCCTGCCGCTGGAATCGCACCCGCTGCAGGCCCTGGTCTCCGAGCCCCTCAAGCCGATCCTCGACACCGTGGTGATGTCCAACCACGTGCATGGCTATATCAGCCAGTCGGACAAGGGCGACCTGGTGATCGGTGCCGGCATCGACGGCTACAACGGCTATGGCCAGCGCGGCAGCTACCCCACCGTGGAGCACACCCTGCAGGCCATCGTCGAGATGTTCCCGATCTTCTCCCGGGTGCGCATGAACCGCCAGTGGGGCGGCATCGTCGACACCTGCCCGGATGCCTGTCCGATCCTCTCCAAGACTCCGGTGAAGGGCCTGTACTTCAACTGTGGCTGGGGCACCGGTGGCTTCAAGGCCACCCCGGGCTCGGGCCATGTGTTCGCCGCCAGCCTGGCCAAGGGCGAGATGCATCCCATCGCCGAGCCCTTCTCCATGTTCCGCTTCCATAGCGGGGCTCTGATCGACGAGCACGGCGCCGCCGGCGTGGCCCACTGAGGAGAATTCGCCATGTTCTATATCTATTGCCCCTACTGCGGCGAACACCGCGAGGAAGAGGAATTTCACCCCAAGGGCCAGGCGCATATCGAGCGACCCAAGGATCCCGAGGCGTGCAGCGACGAGGAGTGGGGCGACTACCTCTTCTTCCGTGACAACCCCCGCGGCGTGCACCATGAGCTGTGGGTGCATGCGGTGGGCTGTCGCAAGTTCTTCAACGTCACCCGCCACACCGTGACCTACGAGATCCTCGAAACCTACAAGATGGGCGAACAGCCCCGTGTCACCGCCGAGAGCCTGGCGAGCCAGCAAACGCAGGGCAACGTGCAGGTAGCCAGCGGCGGGCAACAGACCGTGGGTGCCACCAACGCCGCAGCGCCAACGGTCAAGGGAGAGCAGATATGAGCCAGTCCAAGAAACAAGCGCACCGTCTGGCCAAGGGCGGTCGGATCGATCGCTCCCGCACCCTGAGCTTCACCTTCAATGGCCAGAGCTACCAGGGACACCCGGGTGACACCCTGGCTTCGGCGCTGCTGGCCAATGGCGTGGATATCGTCAACCGCAGTTTCAAGTACTCCCGGCCCCGGGGCATCGTCGCCGCCGGCGCCGAGGAGCCCAATGCCGTCGTCCAGCTGGGCAGCACCGAAGCGGACCAGGTGCCCAACGTGCGCGCCACCCAGCAGGCGCTGTTTGCCGGCCTGACCGCCCGCAGCACCAACGGCTGGCCCAACGTGCAGCGCGACCTGATGGGCCTGGTCGGCAAGGTGGGTGGCAAGTTCATGCCCCCGGGCTTCTACTACAAGACCTTCATGGCTCCGGCCTCCCTGTGGATGACCTACGAGAAGTACATCCGCAAGAGCGCCGGCCTGGGGCGCAGCCCCATGGAAGCCGACCCGGACACCTACGACCACCTGCACCAGCACTGTGATGTACTGGTGGTGGGCGGCGGTGCTGCCGGCCTGGCCGCGGCCCTAGCCGCCGCGCGCAGCGGGGCCAGGGTGATCGTCGCCGACGAGCAGGAGGAAATGGGTGGCTCGCTGCTGGATAGCCGCGAGACCCTGGACGACAAGCCGGCGGATCAGTGGGTGGCCCAGGTGCTCGAGGAGCTGGCTGGCTGCGAGAACGTCACCTTGCTGGCGCGCACCACGGCCAACGGCTACCACGACCATAACTTCGTCACCCTGCACGAGCGGCGCACCGAGCACCTCAGCGAGACCGCCCCGCTGGTGAAGGGCCATCGTCCGGTCCGGTCGCGGATGCACCGCGTGCGTGCCGGCCAGGTGGTCCTGGCCACCGGCGCTCACGAGCGCCCGCTGGTCTATGCCGGCAACGACGTGCCGGGCAACCTGCTGGCCGGCGCCGTTTCCACCTATATCCGCCGCTACGGCGTGGCGCCGGGCAACAAGCTGGTGCTCTCTACCAGCAACGACTACGGCTACCGTGCCGCCCTCGACTGGAAGGAGGCGGGGCGTGAAGTGGTGGCCATCGTCGACGCCCGCCAGGCGCCGGCCGGCGACTGGGTGGAGGCCGCCCGCGCCCAGGGCATACGCATCATCACCGGCAGCGCCGTGATCGAGGCCAAGGGCGGAAGCCGCGTCAGCTCGGCGCGGGTCGCCAAGATCGATATCGACGCCTACAAGGTTACCGGCCAGGCCGAGACGCTTGCCTGCGACACCATCGCCAGCTCCGGCGGTTTTAGCCCGGTGATTCACCTGGCTTCCCACACCGGCGCCCGGCCCACCTGGCGTGACGACCTCCTCGGCTTCGTACCGAGCCTGGTGAAGGGCGTCCAGGCCTGCGGCGGTGCCAATGGCACCTATGCCCTGGGCGAGGTGTTGGCCGAGGGCGTGGAAGCCGGCGTAAAGGCTGCCGCCGCTGCCGGCCATGCGGCCCCGGCGGTCAGCCTGCCCCAGGCCAAGATTCTCGAACAGGGCCCGGCGGCACCGCTGTTCCAGGTGCCCCACGAGAAGCCGACCCTGCGTGCGCCCAAGCAGTTCGTCGACCTGCAGAACGACGTCACCGCGGCGGGCATCGAACTGGCCACCCGCGAGGGCTTCGAGTCCATCGAGCACGTCAAACGCTACACCGCCATGGGCTTCGGCACCGACCAGGGCAAGCTGGGCAACATAAACGGCATGGCCATCGCCGCTCGCTGCCTGGGTCGCTCCATTCCCGAGGTGGGCACTACGGTATTCCGGCCGAACTACACCCCGGTGACCTTCGGCGCCATCGTCGGCCGTCACTGCCGCGACCTCTTCGACCCCGAGCGTTACACCGCGCTGCACCAGTGGCACGTGGAGCATGGCGCCGAGTTCGAGGACGTGGGCCAGTGGAAGCGCCCCTGGTACTTTCCACAAGTACGCGCCGGAGCCGGCAACGGCGAACGCGAGAGCATGGCAGAGGCCGTGGCCCGCGAGTGCCTTGCAGTGCGCGAGAAGATCGGCATCCTCGATGCCTCCACCCTGGGCAAGATCGACATCCAGGGGCCTGATGCCCGCGAGTTCCTCAACCGCATCTATACCAACAAGTGGATGAAGCTCGATGTGGGCCGCGTCCGCTACGGGCTGATGTGCAAGGACGACGGCATGCTGATGGACGACGGTACCACCAGCTGCCTGGGCGAGAACCACTTCCTGATGACCACCACCACCGGTGGCGCCGCCGGTGTGCTGGAGTGGCTGGAGCTGTGGCACCAGACCGAGTGGCCGGAACTGCAGGTCTATTTCACCTCGGTAACCGACCACTGGGCCACCATGACCATCACCGGTCCCGAGGCGCGCAAGCTGCTGGCCGAGATCACCGACATCGATCTCGATCGCGACACGTTCAAGTTCATGGACTGGCGTGCTGGGAATGTCGCCGGCGTACCGGCGCGGGTGTTCCGCATCTCCTTCACCGGCGAGCTCGCCTACGAGATCAACGTCCAGGCCAACTACGCCATGCACGTCTGGAAGACGCTGTTCGAGCACGGCGACAAGTATGGCCTGACGCCCTACGGCACCGAGACCATGCACGTGCTGCGCGCCGAGAAGGGCTTCATCATCGCCGGTCAGGACAGCGACGGTTCGGTCACCCCGGAAGACCTGGGCATGCAGTGGGCCGTCGGCTACGACAAGCCCTACTCGTGGGTCGGCAAGCGGGCGCTGTCGCGCTCCGATACACGCCGCACGGACCGCAAGCAGCTGGTGGGTCTCAAGCCGAAGGACCCCAAGGTGGTGCTGGAGGAGGGCGCGCAGATCGTCTTCGATCCCAAGCATCCCGTCCCCGTACCAATGGCCGGACACGTGACCTCCAGCTACTACAGCCCGACCCTGAACTCCGGCTTCGCCCTGGGGGTGGTCAAGGGTGGCCACAACAAGCTGGGCGAGACCGTCTACCTGCCCATGGCGGACGGCCAGACTCACGAAGCCGAAATCGTCAGCCCGATCTTCTACGACCCCAAGGGAGAGCGCCAGAATGTCTAACGCGGCTACCTTCGATTCCCGTACCGATGGCGCCATCCCGGTGGAGTCATCGCTGGCCTACAGCTATCACCGCAGCGGCACCCCAAGGGTCGGCCCCCAGAGCCGCGTCACCCTGCGCGAGCGCGCCCTGCTGGGTCACCTGATCCTGCGCGGCGGCGCCATCGTCCTCGACGAGGCGGTGCGCGAGGTGCTGGGCCTGGGCCTGCCCGGCCAGCCCCAAGGGCTGGTCGTGGACGCCAGCGGCGAGCGCTCGATCCAGTGGCTCTCTCCGGATGAGTGGCTGGTGATCGTTCCCGGCGGCGAGGTGTTCGAGCTGGAGACCCGGCTGCGCGAACGCCTCGCGGATGCCCACTATGCCATCAGCGACGTCAGCGGCGGCCAGACACTGGTGGAGCTTTCCGGCGAGGCGGCTCGTGAGCTGCTGATGAAGTCGGCGATCTACGATGTCCATCCCAGCCACTTCCCGGTGGGCAAGGGGGTGACCACGGTCTTCGCCAAGGCCACCGCCATCATCCGCCGCCCCTCCGAGGAGCGTTGGGAACTGGTGATACGCCGCAGCTTCGCCGATTATCTCTATCGCTGGCTGCTGGATGCCGGTGCAGAGTATGCCATCGGCGTGGAGAAGTGACTCGGCGTCTCGTTTGCCAGGCGCGTTTGGCCGGGGTTTCCCCGGCCCTTTTTTCATACGAGCCTATATTGCACTCGCCGCCGGAGGGGTAGCATGAATCGATACGACGACATCTGGATCATGGCCGCGCAGTGTCCCAGCCGCCTGGGCACCGTGGACGTGGTCACTCGCTTTCTCAAGGAGCGGGGCTGCTACATCACCGAGCAGCAGTCCTTCGACGACCGCTTGAGTGGTCGCTTCTTCATTCGCACCGAATTCCGTCCCGAGGAGGCCGGCTTCGATGCCGCCGTCTTCCAGACGGCCTTCGCCGAACGCGCCGCCGAGTTCGGGATGAGCTTCGAGCTGACGCCGCCAGGGCGGCTGATGCCGGTGGTGATCATGGTCTCCAAGGCCGACCACTGCCTCAACGACCTGCTCTACCGCTACCGCACCGGCCAGTTGCCGATCGAGATTCGCGCCATCGTCTCCAATCACCCCGATCTGGCATCGCTGGCGGAGTGGCATGGTATTCCCTACCACCACTTCCCGATCACGCCGCAGACCAAGGCCGAGCAGGAAGCCCAGGTGCGGGAGGTGATCGATGCCAGCGGGGCCGAGCTGGTCATCCTGGCGCGCTACATGCAGGTGCTCTCGAGCGAGATGTGCACCAGGCTCTCCGGCCGCGCGATCAACATCCACCACTCGCTGCTGCCCGGCTTCAAGGGTGCGCGCCCCTACCACCAGGCCTACGAGAAGGGAGTGAAGCTGGTCGGCGCCACCGCCCACTACATCAACGACGACCTGGACGAGGGGCCGATCATCACTCAGGGCGTTGAAACGGTCGGCCACGCCGACTACCCGGAGGATCTCGTTGCCAAGGGCCGCGACATCGAGTGCCTCACCCTTGCTCGTGCGGTGGCCCTGCACGTGGAGCGGCGCGTCTTCCTGAATACCAGCCGTACGGTTATCTTCGAGCGCTGAGTCCTCTCCCCGGCGCGATGCCATTGAGCCCGCGGCCGGAGCAGGCTAGCTTGGTGGGCAAACCACGCCCACCAGGAGGCTCGCATGGCTGCCCCGCACGACGAACACGACCCCCATCTTTGGCTGGAAGAGGTCGAGGGCGAGCGCGCCCTGGCCTGGGTGAAGGAGCGCAACGCCGAGAGCCAGGCGCAGCTGACAGATTCACCCGGCTTCGCTGAGCTGCGCGATGACCTCCAGGCCATTCTCGAAGCCGACGATCGCATCCCCTTCGTGGTCAAGCGCGGCGAGCACGTCTACAACTTCTGGCAGGATCGCGACCATCCCCGCGGGCTGTGGCGGCGTACCACGCTTACCGAGTACCGCAAGGCACGCCCCGAGTGGGAGGTACTGGTCGACCTCGACGCGCTCAACGCCGAGGAGGGCGAGAACTGGGTGTGGCACGGCGCCCACTGCCTGCGTCCCGAATCGCCCGACGCGCCCTGGCGGCACTGCCTGGTGTCACTCTCCCGCGGCGGTGCCGACGCCGACGTCACCCGCGAGTTCGATCTGGTGGAGAAGCGCTGGGTCGAGGCGGGCTTCTTCCGCCCCGAGGCCAAGGGCAGCCTGGGCTGGATCGACCGCGACAACGTCTACGTCCAGACCGATTTCGGCCAGGGCTCGATGACCAGCTCCGGCTACCCGCGCATCGTCAAGCAGTGGCGGCGCGGCACGCCGCTCACCGAGGCCGAGACGATCTTCGAGGGCGAGCCCGGCGACATGGCGGTTGGTGCCGGCCACGATTCCACGCCGGGCTTCGAGCGCGACTTCGTCAGCCGCGCCCGCGCCTTCTACGACAACGAGCTCTACCTGCGCGAGGCCGACGGCCACCTGCGCCGCATCGAGGTGCCCAACTCCGCCCATAAGCAGGTGCACCGCGAGTGGCTAATCGTGGAACTGCGCGAACCCTGGGAAGTGAATGGCACCACCCATCCCGCCGGGGCGCTGCTGATCGCCGACTTCGACGCCTTCATGGCCGGGGAGCGCGACCTGCGCGTGCTGTTCACCCCCACCGAGCGCACCTCGCTCTCCGACGTGACCTGGACCCGCCGCCACCTGATCCTCACCGTGCTCGACGAGGTAAAGCATCGGCTCTTCGTGCTGACTCCCGAAGCCGGGCAGTGGCAGCCCGAGCCGCTGGAAGGCGCGCCGACGCTCGGCAGCGTCAGCGTGAGCGCGGTGGACGACGAGGAGAGTGACGACGTTTTCCTGATCGTCAGCGACTACCTGACCCCGACCACGCTACTGCATGGCCGGGCCGGCGAGGCACTGGAAAAACTCAAGCAGGCGCCGGCGCTGTTCGATGCCGAGGGCCTCGAGGTCACCCAGCACTTCGCCACCAGCGAGGACGGCACGCCGGTTCCCTACTTCCAGGTGGCGCGGCGCGGCCTCGAACCAAACGGCGAGCATTCGACCCTGCTCTACGGCTACGGCGGCTTCGAGGTACCGCTGCTGCCCGGCTACAGTCCCGGAGTGGGGCGCGCCTGGCTCATCCAGGGTGGCGTCTACGTGGTGGCCAACATTCGCGGCGGCGGCGAGTACGGCCCGCGCTGGCACCAGGCGGCACTGCGCGAAAAGCGCCACAAGGCGTTCGAGGACTTCGCCGCGGTGGCTGAGGACCTGATCGAGCGCGGCGTCACCTCGCCGCAGCGGCTGGGCATCCAGGGCGGCTCCAACGGTGGCCTGCTGGTGGGCAATATGCTCACCCGCTATCCGCAGTTGCTGGGCGCCGTGGTGTGCCAGGTACCGCTGCTCGACATGCGCCGCTACCACCTGTTGCTGGCCGGTGCCTCGTGGATGGCCGAGTACGGCGACCCCGAGGGTGACGACTGGGAGTTCCTGCGCGATGTCTCGCCCTACCACAACCTCGACCCTACGGCCGATTATCCCCCGCTGCTGCTGATGACCAGCACCCGAGACGACCGCGTCCACCCGGGGCACGCGCGCAAGATGATGGCGCGCATGCGCGAGCAGGGGCATGAAGCCATCTATTACGAGAATATCGAAGGCGGCCACGGCGGCGCGGCCGACAACCCTCAGCGCGCGCATATGCAGGCGCTGGCGTTCGCGTTTCTTGGCCAGCAACTCTTGGGCGAGCAGGCGTGACTAGGAGACGGCTTCAGACACAGAACCATGCCGGGCCTGGAAGCGCTGCAGCTCGCGAGACTGCGGCGCTTTCCCGGTGAAGATCTCGACATAGGCGGGGATGCGCCGCATGCGTACCTCCAGTGCTTCCTGGGTCTTCATCGAGATATAGCCGATCTG encodes:
- a CDS encoding prolyl oligopeptidase family serine peptidase, translating into MAAPHDEHDPHLWLEEVEGERALAWVKERNAESQAQLTDSPGFAELRDDLQAILEADDRIPFVVKRGEHVYNFWQDRDHPRGLWRRTTLTEYRKARPEWEVLVDLDALNAEEGENWVWHGAHCLRPESPDAPWRHCLVSLSRGGADADVTREFDLVEKRWVEAGFFRPEAKGSLGWIDRDNVYVQTDFGQGSMTSSGYPRIVKQWRRGTPLTEAETIFEGEPGDMAVGAGHDSTPGFERDFVSRARAFYDNELYLREADGHLRRIEVPNSAHKQVHREWLIVELREPWEVNGTTHPAGALLIADFDAFMAGERDLRVLFTPTERTSLSDVTWTRRHLILTVLDEVKHRLFVLTPEAGQWQPEPLEGAPTLGSVSVSAVDDEESDDVFLIVSDYLTPTTLLHGRAGEALEKLKQAPALFDAEGLEVTQHFATSEDGTPVPYFQVARRGLEPNGEHSTLLYGYGGFEVPLLPGYSPGVGRAWLIQGGVYVVANIRGGGEYGPRWHQAALREKRHKAFEDFAAVAEDLIERGVTSPQRLGIQGGSNGGLLVGNMLTRYPQLLGAVVCQVPLLDMRRYHLLLAGASWMAEYGDPEGDDWEFLRDVSPYHNLDPTADYPPLLLMTSTRDDRVHPGHARKMMARMREQGHEAIYYENIEGGHGGAADNPQRAHMQALAFAFLGQQLLGEQA